A single Candoia aspera isolate rCanAsp1 chromosome 7, rCanAsp1.hap2, whole genome shotgun sequence DNA region contains:
- the LOC134500639 gene encoding uncharacterized protein LOC134500639 — protein MANQLSEERIAEFKDAFTLFDEDGDGLITIKELGTVMQPLGKNPAESELQSMISQLNANIKGKVDFPEFLSLMAKMARDSNSEEEIQEAFCVFDRNGNTFTFTCFNTAELRHILTVVGEKLTNEEAEKLIKEVDKKGDRKVNYEEFVRIMMEK, from the exons ATGGCTAACCAGCTGTCAGAGGAACGAATTGCAGAGTTCAAAGATGCCTTCACACTCTTTGATGAAGATGGGGATGGGCTGATTACCATCAAAGAGTTGGGAACTGTGATGCAGCCTCTTGGGAAAAATCCAGCAGAATCTGAATTGCAAAGTATGATCAGTCAGTTAAATGCCAACATCAAAGGCAAGGTAGACTTCCCAGAGTTTCTGTCACTGATGGCCAAGATGGCACGGGATTCCAACAGTGAGGAAGAGATCCAAGAGGCCTTTTGCGTGTTTGATAGAAATggaaac acctttacctttacctgcttCAACACTGCAGAGCTGCGACACATCCTGACCGTCGTTGGTGAGAAGCTGACAAACGAAGAGGCTGAGAAGTTGATCAAGGAGGTGGACAAAAAAGGGGACAGGAAGGTGAACTATGAAGAATTTGTACGAATAATGATGGAGAAGTAA